The proteins below come from a single Bactrocera dorsalis isolate Fly_Bdor chromosome 5, ASM2337382v1, whole genome shotgun sequence genomic window:
- the LOC105231466 gene encoding insulin-like growth factor-binding protein complex acid labile subunit isoform X1, with translation MNHRELAFILILFITFGQRLQLSAAQKCKPLSGSNNFGIYRCQGVQTLSEIEQELMPTWRGIVVSNRKEDYLDFTPAQSGEQQTETKWAQITDLDLSQAGALNLEDGSFSSFTALERLNLTNAQLDGLKPRYFPVASKLELLDVSGNDLQSLRAVNFQHLTQLRVANFSHNNIKLVTADALAVLVHLEELNLENNALTNASVGTCNNLRKLKLKHNDIKKISGYEFVGLPQLRYLSLSFNSIHSIADGAFQALSALTVLKLSGNSLRKLSAETFRGMERIPLQYLDLSSNDLSSLASELFTPLRQLQILNLSANQLESPPSGLFVGLTQLRKLYIYDNDIGIFHANTFANLTALDTLDLSANHVQELQGNVFGTTVLPRFRKLLIKANNLKHLHPQAFVALPSMEYLSLGYNELNILDRRMFEPMRSLRKLHLGNNLFEEITLEVMHALSELSELLLDNNKLSFLPNMADVAFPNMRKFSLEGNPWQCSCLDEVLDWLNSKQVDYFRPQSPFYQGERSLCVVTSKDVCVRNLAQVKEEGFAELQENFIE, from the exons ATGAATCACCGAGAACTTgcatttattctgattttattcataacatttGGCCAACGCTTGCAGTTGTCCGCTGCACAGAAATGCAAACCATTAAGCGGCTCGAACAATTTCGGGATTTACAGATGTCAAGGTGTGCAGACGCTGAGCGAGATAGAGCAAGAGTTAATGCCTACTTGGCGTGGCATAGTTGTGAGCAATCGCAAGGAAGATTACCTCGACTTTACAC CAGCGCAATCGGGCGAGCAGCAGACAGAAACAAAGTGGGCGCAGATTACTGATTTGGACTTATCGCAGGCTGGTGCTTTAAACCTCGAGGACGGTAGCTTCAGCTCGTTCACTGCTTTAGAGCGTTTAAACCTCACAAACGCACAACTGGACGGATTGAAGCCGCGATATTTTCCAGTTGCATCAAAACTGGAGTTGCTGGATGTGAGCGGGAATGACCTGCAGAGCTTAAGAGCGGTGAATTTTCAGCATTTAACACAATTGAGGGTGGCgaatttttcacataataaTATAAAGTTGGTGACAGCAGATGCATTAGCGGTATTGGTGCACTTGGAGGAACTTAATTTGGAGAACAATGCGCTGACGAACGCCTCCGTCGGTACCTGTAATAATCTGAGAAAGCTAAAACTCAAGCATAATGACATCAAAAAG atatctGGGTATGAATTTGTTGGCTTGCCGCAACTGCGATATCTCAGCCTGAGCTTCAACTCTATACACAGCATCGCCGATGGCGCGTTTCAGGCGCTGAGCGCCCTTACCGTACTCAAACTTTCTGGTAATTCATTGCGTAAGCTTTCCGCAGAAACATTTCGTGGCATGGAGCGTATACCACTACAATACCTGGACCTCAGTTCGAATGATTTGAGTAGTTTGGCGTCTGAGCTCTTTACACCTCTACGCCAATTACAAATTCTGAACCTCAGTGCCAATCAGTTGGAATCTCCACCGTCCGGTCTTTTCGTCGGACTGACGCAGCTACGTAAACTGTATATTTACGACAACGATATCGGCATATTCCATGCCAACACTTTTGCAAATCTCACTGCTCTCGACACACTGGACCTATCTGCTAACCATGTACAAGAACTTCAAGGCAACGTTTTTGGTACAACGGTCTTACCGCGCTTCCGAAAGCTTTTGATAAAAGCCAACAACTTGAAGCATCTACATCCGCAAGCGTTTGTTGCCTTGCCCTCCATGGAATACCTTTCGTTGGGCTACAATGAACTAAACATTCTCGACAGGCGTATGTTTGAACCGATGCGAAGCTTGCGGAAACTCCATTTGGGTAATAATTTGTTTGAAGAAATAACTTTGGAGGTGATGCATGCACTTAGCGAGCTGTCAGAACTATTGTTGGATAATAACAAGCTGTCATTTCTACCGAATATGGCAGACGTAGCATTTCCCAATATGCGGAAGTTTTCGTTGGAAGGCAATCCATGGCAGTGTAGCTGTCTTGACGAGGTCCTGGACTGGTTGAATTCGAAACAAGTGGACTATTTTAGACCTCAAAGCCCCTTTTATCAGGGCGAGAGATCTCTGTGTGTTGTGACGAGTAAAGACGTATGCGTTAGGAATTTGGCCCAGGTGAAAGAGGAAGGCTTCGCTGAATTACAGGAGAATTTTATTGAATGA
- the LOC105231466 gene encoding insulin-like growth factor-binding protein complex acid labile subunit isoform X2, which produces MNHRELAFILILFITFGQRLQLSAAQKCKPLSGSNNFGIYRCQGVQTLSEIEQELMPTWRGIVVSNRKEDYLDFTPQSGEQQTETKWAQITDLDLSQAGALNLEDGSFSSFTALERLNLTNAQLDGLKPRYFPVASKLELLDVSGNDLQSLRAVNFQHLTQLRVANFSHNNIKLVTADALAVLVHLEELNLENNALTNASVGTCNNLRKLKLKHNDIKKISGYEFVGLPQLRYLSLSFNSIHSIADGAFQALSALTVLKLSGNSLRKLSAETFRGMERIPLQYLDLSSNDLSSLASELFTPLRQLQILNLSANQLESPPSGLFVGLTQLRKLYIYDNDIGIFHANTFANLTALDTLDLSANHVQELQGNVFGTTVLPRFRKLLIKANNLKHLHPQAFVALPSMEYLSLGYNELNILDRRMFEPMRSLRKLHLGNNLFEEITLEVMHALSELSELLLDNNKLSFLPNMADVAFPNMRKFSLEGNPWQCSCLDEVLDWLNSKQVDYFRPQSPFYQGERSLCVVTSKDVCVRNLAQVKEEGFAELQENFIE; this is translated from the exons ATGAATCACCGAGAACTTgcatttattctgattttattcataacatttGGCCAACGCTTGCAGTTGTCCGCTGCACAGAAATGCAAACCATTAAGCGGCTCGAACAATTTCGGGATTTACAGATGTCAAGGTGTGCAGACGCTGAGCGAGATAGAGCAAGAGTTAATGCCTACTTGGCGTGGCATAGTTGTGAGCAATCGCAAGGAAGATTACCTCGACTTTACAC CGCAATCGGGCGAGCAGCAGACAGAAACAAAGTGGGCGCAGATTACTGATTTGGACTTATCGCAGGCTGGTGCTTTAAACCTCGAGGACGGTAGCTTCAGCTCGTTCACTGCTTTAGAGCGTTTAAACCTCACAAACGCACAACTGGACGGATTGAAGCCGCGATATTTTCCAGTTGCATCAAAACTGGAGTTGCTGGATGTGAGCGGGAATGACCTGCAGAGCTTAAGAGCGGTGAATTTTCAGCATTTAACACAATTGAGGGTGGCgaatttttcacataataaTATAAAGTTGGTGACAGCAGATGCATTAGCGGTATTGGTGCACTTGGAGGAACTTAATTTGGAGAACAATGCGCTGACGAACGCCTCCGTCGGTACCTGTAATAATCTGAGAAAGCTAAAACTCAAGCATAATGACATCAAAAAG atatctGGGTATGAATTTGTTGGCTTGCCGCAACTGCGATATCTCAGCCTGAGCTTCAACTCTATACACAGCATCGCCGATGGCGCGTTTCAGGCGCTGAGCGCCCTTACCGTACTCAAACTTTCTGGTAATTCATTGCGTAAGCTTTCCGCAGAAACATTTCGTGGCATGGAGCGTATACCACTACAATACCTGGACCTCAGTTCGAATGATTTGAGTAGTTTGGCGTCTGAGCTCTTTACACCTCTACGCCAATTACAAATTCTGAACCTCAGTGCCAATCAGTTGGAATCTCCACCGTCCGGTCTTTTCGTCGGACTGACGCAGCTACGTAAACTGTATATTTACGACAACGATATCGGCATATTCCATGCCAACACTTTTGCAAATCTCACTGCTCTCGACACACTGGACCTATCTGCTAACCATGTACAAGAACTTCAAGGCAACGTTTTTGGTACAACGGTCTTACCGCGCTTCCGAAAGCTTTTGATAAAAGCCAACAACTTGAAGCATCTACATCCGCAAGCGTTTGTTGCCTTGCCCTCCATGGAATACCTTTCGTTGGGCTACAATGAACTAAACATTCTCGACAGGCGTATGTTTGAACCGATGCGAAGCTTGCGGAAACTCCATTTGGGTAATAATTTGTTTGAAGAAATAACTTTGGAGGTGATGCATGCACTTAGCGAGCTGTCAGAACTATTGTTGGATAATAACAAGCTGTCATTTCTACCGAATATGGCAGACGTAGCATTTCCCAATATGCGGAAGTTTTCGTTGGAAGGCAATCCATGGCAGTGTAGCTGTCTTGACGAGGTCCTGGACTGGTTGAATTCGAAACAAGTGGACTATTTTAGACCTCAAAGCCCCTTTTATCAGGGCGAGAGATCTCTGTGTGTTGTGACGAGTAAAGACGTATGCGTTAGGAATTTGGCCCAGGTGAAAGAGGAAGGCTTCGCTGAATTACAGGAGAATTTTATTGAATGA